The following proteins come from a genomic window of bacterium:
- the rpsJ gene encoding 30S ribosomal protein S10 — MSGSIRIRLKAYDHNLIDKSTEKIVKTVRATGADVAGPILLPTKRRVVTVNRSPHSDKKSREQFETRIHKRMLDIRNSSNRTVDALMKLELPAGVDIEIKT; from the coding sequence ATGTCAGGTTCGATTCGCATCCGATTGAAAGCGTACGATCACAATTTGATCGATAAAAGTACTGAGAAAATTGTTAAGACCGTACGAGCGACCGGCGCTGATGTCGCCGGACCGATTTTACTGCCGACGAAACGCCGGGTAGTAACGGTGAACCGCTCGCCGCACTCCGATAAAAAGTCACGTGAGCAGTTCGAGACCCGCATTCACAAGCGAATGCTCGACATTCGTAATTCTTCAAATCGCACCGTCGACGCGTTAATGAAGCTTGAGCTTCCGGCTGGCGTCGATATTGAAATCAAGACCTGA
- the rplC gene encoding 50S ribosomal protein L3, whose amino-acid sequence MSGLIGKKLGMVNLFTDKGDSIAGTVIEAGPCTVTAVRTNDHNGYEAVQLGFGDVKEKHINKPNLGQFKKIGAAPKRFLREFRGTAGDVKVGEIRTVEYFRVGDAVKVTGTSKGKGFAGSIKRNRFHRPNQTHGTHESFRGTGSIGAHSYPARVFPGKKMAGHLGDVRVTTANLKIAAIDVERNLLVIAGAVPGAAGGIVELRKMGGGQ is encoded by the coding sequence ATGTCAGGGCTAATTGGAAAAAAATTGGGGATGGTGAACTTGTTCACGGACAAGGGCGATTCAATCGCCGGTACCGTGATTGAGGCAGGTCCCTGTACAGTTACTGCAGTCCGTACGAATGATCATAACGGATATGAGGCGGTTCAACTCGGTTTCGGCGATGTGAAAGAAAAACATATCAATAAGCCGAATCTTGGCCAATTCAAAAAAATTGGCGCTGCGCCGAAGCGCTTCCTTCGTGAATTTCGCGGTACAGCAGGTGATGTGAAAGTCGGTGAGATTCGAACGGTCGAATATTTCCGGGTTGGCGATGCGGTAAAGGTTACTGGAACATCGAAGGGTAAAGGCTTTGCTGGTTCGATCAAACGTAACAGATTCCATCGTCCAAATCAAACCCATGGTACCCACGAATCGTTCCGTGGTACCGGTTCGATCGGCGCACACTCCTATCCCGCTCGCGTGTTTCCCGGTAAAAAAATGGCCGGACATTTAGGCGACGTTCGAGTGACCACCGCGAATCTCAAAATTGCTGCAATCGATGTCGAGCGCAATCTATTAGTGATTGCCGGCGCGGTTCCTGGCGCAGCAGGCGGAATCGTCGAGTTGCGCAAGATGGGAGGCGGACAATGA